The Triticum aestivum cultivar Chinese Spring chromosome 3A, IWGSC CS RefSeq v2.1, whole genome shotgun sequence genome includes a region encoding these proteins:
- the LOC123056797 gene encoding cytochrome P450 71A1-like — protein sequence MLLRLGPLPTLVVSSANVAREVLQLQDHAFANRPALAIPRRLLYGCTDIAFAPHGAYWHGVCKIVVPHLLIPARVRAYRGVREEVVELVRKVEQQAHEGDVVVWSSELLSGFSKDVNGKIMLGCLKKMPSFNI from the coding sequence ATGCTGCTCCGCCTTGGCCCCTTGCCCACCCTGGTCGTCTCGTCTGCAAACGTGGCGCGCGAGGTGCTGCAGCTGCAGGACCACGCATTCGCCAACCGGCCCgcgctcgccatcccgcggcggCTCCTCTACGGCTGCACAGACATCGCCTTCGCTCCCCACGGCGCCTACTGGCATGGTGTGTGCAAGATCGTCGTGCCCCACCTGCTGATCCCCGCCAGGGTGCGCGCCTACCGCGGCGTGCGCGAGGAGGTGGTCGAGCTTGTCCGGAAGGTGGAGCAGCAGGCACATGAAGGCGACGTCGTGGTGTGGTCGAGCGAGCTCCTAAGCGGCTTCTCCAAGGACGTGAATGGGAAAATCATGCTCGGGTGTTTGAAAAAGATGCCATCATTTAATATTTGA